Genomic DNA from Rana temporaria chromosome 1, aRanTem1.1, whole genome shotgun sequence:
GTTTATCATGTGACCTCGAAAATTAACCCCTTTCGTGAAATCCTTGGTGTGTTGATGACATTTTTTTCTCTTGGAATTCTTAGACATGTATTTACTGTGCCTTGTTGATAGGCAGTGCCGTGTTGCAGAATTCACAGAGCACGTGTTCTGAACTGCATTGGTGCTGGGAGGAGGGGTTTAAGGAGGCAGATCCAGTATAGGAATCAATGCTTCCAGACAGCAAGGTATCATGGGATATAGAGTCCTTAGAAATTAAAAGTAATTTAGTAGAGGAGAGGCTGCAAAGCATGTAGGAAATCCAGGAAATTATGGGaggagatggccagcagacaggcagcactcacatTAAATGAGATTTTGCAAGTAAGCCTATATTTGATTCTGACAATAACTATTCtctgtattgtgattgcaatgctGATGctgaaagtgtatgctgtgaccattAGTTAACAAATTAGTTATTTTTTGGCTTTGACAGGTGAGCAATGAGCATATTGCATCTAAGGGGTATATTAATAAATGGATCGGAGATACAAGACAGTTGCCATTGCTTGCAAAGTCCTCTGTGGCATATTTGCAATTGTTAAAATCAAACAATCTTTCATGAATAATCAATGCCGCCTACATTTATTTTGGTTTCAATGATAATATTGGGTATAAGCACCATCATGGGAGTGTTCACTAACTCACTAATTGTGATTGTCAATTTTGTAGACAAGGTGAAAGGTAAAAAGCTCAACCCATCTGACCTAATTTTGGTGACCCTAGGTTCCTTTAACATTGTTTTCCAGTTCATAATGCTGATCAATGACTATTTGAGCTTTCTGGACCGAGACCTTTACAGCTCTGATCAGATCTACACTTTATTTACTGTCCTATTGGTCCTTCCTATATTTTCAAGCTTTTGGTTCACGGTTTGTCTCTCTATCTACTACTACTTGCAGATTGTCATATTTAGTCATCACTTTCTAATTCGGTTAAAGTTGGGCGTCTCACGGTTAATACCAAAATTACTGATGGCCTCAGTTTTTACATCTGTAGCTAATGGCCTACCTGCTGCATTGAATCGGTACAAGGATCACCTCTATTTAAACGCGTCAACAAATCAGAGTTTGGAAGTCGCTGTTCCTAAAGTGAATGCTGTGTACATGCTACCCAGTACTGTCATTAGCTGTTCCCTTCCATTAGCTCTCATGGGTATTGCTAATGGTATGATCATCAAGTTATTAGTTACACACAGTCACAAGGAGGATAGAAATGCCCAAGGGGACCTCAGTCCAAGAGCTGAAGCTCGCAGATCTGCAGCCAGGACAATTGCATGCCTCCTTGTTCTTTATATTTCATTCTATATATCTGAGGTCCTTCTCTTTATAGACACCTTCCCCAGGAACAGCTCCGGGTTCTGTGCTTGCTTGATTGTAATATACAGCTATCCTCCTGCTCAGTCAATTGTTCTTATTCTCGGATGTCCCAAACTGAAAAAAGTGTCTTTCGCTTTACTACAATCTCTATTCAGGAAAGGACAGCCTAAATCACAGAAGATCCTCTGCATAAATCTCTATCCACATCAGACATTTCACATCATCGCACAATG
This window encodes:
- the LOC120924895 gene encoding taste receptor type 2 member 119-like encodes the protein MPPTFILVSMIILGISTIMGVFTNSLIVIVNFVDKVKGKKLNPSDLILVTLGSFNIVFQFIMLINDYLSFLDRDLYSSDQIYTLFTVLLVLPIFSSFWFTVCLSIYYYLQIVIFSHHFLIRLKLGVSRLIPKLLMASVFTSVANGLPAALNRYKDHLYLNASTNQSLEVAVPKVNAVYMLPSTVISCSLPLALMGIANGMIIKLLVTHSHKEDRNAQGDLSPRAEARRSAARTIACLLVLYISFYISEVLLFIDTFPRNSSGFCACLIVIYSYPPAQSIVLILGCPKLKKVSFALLQSLFRKGQPKSQKILCINLYPHQTFHIIAQ